In the genome of Neovison vison isolate M4711 chromosome 3, ASM_NN_V1, whole genome shotgun sequence, one region contains:
- the LOC122901985 gene encoding guanine nucleotide-binding protein G(I)/G(S)/G(O) subunit gamma-5, which translates to MSGSSSVAAMKKVVQQLRLEAGLNRVKVSQAAADLKQFCLQNAQHDPLLTGVSSSTNPFRPQKVCSFL; encoded by the coding sequence ATGTCTGGTTCCTCCAGCGTTGCCGCTATGAAGAAAGTGGTTCAACAGCTCCGGCTGGAAGCCGGGCTCAACCGCGTGAAGGTTTCCCAGGCAGCTGCAGATCTGAAACAATTCTGTCTGCAGAATGCCCAACACGACCCCCTGCTAACTGGTGTGTCTTCAAGTACGAACCCATTCAGACCACAGAAAGTCTGTTCCTTTTTGTAG